A DNA window from Ornithodoros turicata isolate Travis chromosome 10, ASM3712646v1, whole genome shotgun sequence contains the following coding sequences:
- the LOC135369903 gene encoding uncharacterized protein LOC135369903, whose amino-acid sequence MAASPQDNPIMDEEKSPEWKDIRKKMHKAIDERDCIQVQHCLQSAPHLKLWLRPDNTESALHRAIEKDSFFIYGLLLSHKCDFMNETERKCLDSLDFLQKSELQRQQYFVTRYPDSYIHYLKSKSQCLSNHESFGTKVDHLLQKLNGIELLVNILKAAATSQHLKIRYDFERGDVQCMMGGGGRYDLGITDRDKEEIFIAAKAVADPCSTSGDADAEVAGTLAHELCHLALHLVYRNGGKPYFAHDDDKKMRYQGIVKRMEKQVQEHGRKLDRILCLAFPRHTEEELIVRVPHILVLRGGPGVLEEQAMELYQYFLDAVIPDVVQYLQNVCPGKDAEEIRSANDRLGKAFATDALRVTFKKNSLMQVVSGGGPRLMLTASDLQLLEILVHDAVKSTGQPYLFLDASQWDDALDDVLIDYKCNFVVVVFERPEHVDAFERALIFLGRVSYVVGTTVLLVAQEESKEYIIERVKRVDYFDTRLHVKYVQEARFDNITQGCKDKVAQRSHVRFQGKEFHVKFEDVAPLHRFVELVDTTAFLKLCKFRYIDVGPSLRELRNDIGDCYVTRRLETGAFWIDLSAIEFRMRDEVFVFYECSEEVIMRILPSVREVHHGKTLDHFQRYVLIDDIDDYELLKERPYFHNKTVHLLRYYVAFDRFALIKSNGPLHRLPITESAYTDEDSVVRSLRKVVVICGAPGIGKSVLATRLCGKLKKEVSRRWVLHVDLPRKVGDINLQTEVQYLKNLAFLCGVKVEGLEFVWFEQSVRRRFPFEVFIIFDAFDEIVEDSRDGILKLVAWLSQTQVSKIIIFTRPVFKDILRDLTPVRPLELASFSLCESIECLAKYLRTKSSTSVPDDELRARAADRLTMFSLHFFFTCGTSLWDSLRNPTPLANPLFIRTIVDMEQDYSQEPFEIYVRKIGNTFDLYRRLVDYKHKLHMQEKIQVDIGNATTATKYANELLRERFYADLGLVAANIIFSEQRFRERVLTESDLEALKPDGRLMKEVSRNYLGSGLIDIIQNGTPVFIHKTFAEFLAAHFLFENIKKSRKDTEDLRTLVLDIYARGGNFSSVAKFLDGFATFSHPLHSAIVNSNVFPLPSRPTAEDMHRLDEFGRTLAHVAVLYENKVILKDLSISDAVEKKDAFGITPLMYLEKFERLDGAVGLDEFCARYHDAKIDWSEAIPGTFRNIMREKDLKRSVLYKAVQGNHLSLLSILLREFCLKVGEEGPHRVAVDTIRDTNGATIMFSVTSTDAFELLHPYCDVRAVDRTGAGVLHSYVRNRMMLGIDMTEWVRFLLPRTPVHVPSKFGTALGGAVAAGKIHLIKLLLLRSQTYYCDASHGTPLFEAYRCTLSRDKCHPDIPDLLLPHSSVYHPIDDSPVMSFTDEHTHFFELGWIGDLCKPSGPVVALYHSSSKLSPASLGKVILESGYGLPLHSAFQSLYPYLNLSDRVEDVKKAVLYFCQPYREHCDCGILKGLLFGFNFGSSDWIDEDILHPCRETANVELQKLIFPYMNCDVAGALALPRGEPRGDKLVR is encoded by the coding sequence ATGGCAGCGTCACCTCAAGACAACCCCATCATGGATGAAGAAAAGTCACCAGAATGGAAAGATATACGGAAAAAGATGCACAAGGCGATAGACGAGCGAGATTGTATTCAAGTGCAACACTGCCTCCAAAGTGCACCTCACCTCAAGCTATGGTTACGTCCAGACAACACAGAATCAGCACTCCACAGAGCGATTGAGAAAGACTCATTCTTTATCTACGGATTGTTGCTGTCACACAAGTGCGACTTCATGAACGAGACGGAAAGGAAATGCCTTGATAGTCTGGACTTTCTTCAAAAGTCTGAACTGCAACGGCAACAGTACTTTGTGACGAGATATCCAGACTCCTACATTCATTACCTTAAAAGCAAGTCACAGTGTTTGTCCAACCACGAATCCTTTGGAACAAAGGTAGACCACTTGCTCCAAAAATTGAACGGCATCGAATTACTTGTAAATATTTTGAAAGCAGCCGCTACATCCCAGCATCTGAAAATCCGGTACGATTTTGAGAGGGGCGACGTCCAATGCATGATGGGGGGTGGAGGAAGATACGATCTCGGGATCACGGACCGTGATAAGGAAGAAATTTTTATCGCAGCCAAGGCCGTAGCCGATCCTTGTTCAACGAGTGGAGATGCAGATGCAGAGGTCGCGGGCACCTTAGCCCACGAACTCTGTCATCTCGCTCTTCATTTGGTGTACAGAAATGGCGGAAAACCCTACTTCGCCCACGATGACGACAAGAAAATGCGATATCAAGGCATCGTTAAACGCATGGAAAAACAAGTGCAGGAACATGGACGCAAACTCGACCGTATTCTATGTCTAGCATTTCCTCGTCACACGGAAGAAGAGTTAATAGTCCGTGTTCCCCACATACTTGTTCTGCGTGGCGGTCCTGGTGTCCTTGAGGAGCAAGCCATGGAGCTGTACCAGTATTTCCTGGATGCCGTAATCCCAGACGTGGTCCAGTACCTACAGAATGTATGCCCGGGAAAGGATGCAGAGGAAATTCGAAGCGCAAATGACAGACTTGGAAAAGCTTTTGCTACAGATGCACTAAGGGTGACATTCAAGAAGAACTCATTGATGCAAGTGGTCTCGGGTGGAGGACCACGTTTAATGCTCACAGCCTCTGACTTGCAGCTACTCGAGATACTGGTTCATGACGCTGTCAAGTCTACGGGACAGCCGTACTTATTCCTCGATGCTTCTCAGTGGGATGATGCATTAGATGACGTGTTGATCGACTACAAGTGCAACTTTGTGGTTGTAGTGTTCGAGAGGCCTGAACATGTGGACGCCTTTGAACGCGCACTGATATTCTTGGGTCGTGTTTCGTATGTGGTTGGCACAACAGTTCTTCTAGTTGCGCAAGAAGAGAGTAAAGAGTACATTATCGAACGAGTGAAGAGGGTCGACTACTTTGATACACGCCTTCACGTCAAATATGTTCAGGAAGCCCGCTTTGACAACATCACGCAAGGATGCAAAGACAAAGTCGCGCAACGGTCCCACGTACGATTTCAAGGGAAGGAGTTCCATGTGAAGTTTGAAGATGTGGCACCTTTGCACCGCTTTGTTGAGCTAGTAGATACGACAGCTTTCTTGAAGCTCTGCAAATTCCGGTACATCGACGTAGGCCCATCGCTTCGCGAATTAAGAAACGACATCGGCGATTGTTACGTGACACGAAGGTTAGAAACTGGCGCTTTTTGGATTGATCTATCGGCAATAGAATTTCGTATGCGGGATGAGGTGTTCGTTTTCTACGAGTGTTCCGAAGAGGTTATCATGAGAATTCTTCCTTCGGTTCGCGAGGTACACCATGGGAAGACGTTAGATCATTTCCAGAGATATGTGCTCATCGATGACATCGACGATTATGAACTCCTCAAGGAAAGACCTTACTTCCATAACAAGACTGTGCATCTGTTGAGGTACTACGTAGCGTTCGACCGTTTTGCCTTGATCAAATCCAACGGACCTCTCCATCGCCTTCCGATCACAGAAAGTGCGTACACAGATGAAGACTCTGTTGTGCGATCGCTGCGCAAGGTTGTCGTTATCTGTGGTGCGCCAGGCATTGGGAAAAGCGTCTTGGCAACTAGGCTTTGTGGAAAACTAAAGAAAGAAGTAAGTAGGCGATGGGTGCTGCACGTTGATCTCCCGCGGAAAGTTGGAGACATTAACTTACAGACTGAAGTGCAGTATCTAAAAAATCTGGCGTTTTTATGCGGAGTGAAAGTAGAGGGACTCGAGTTTGTTTGGTTTGAACAAAGCGTGCGTCGTCGTTTTCCTTTCGAAGTTTTCATTATCTTTGATGCCTTTGATGAAATCGTGGAAGACAGTCGAGATGGCATTCTCAAGCTTGTGGCGTGGCTCTCGCAAACCCAAGTTTCCAAGATAATTATTTTCACTCGTCCAGTTTTTAAGGACATCTTACGAGATCTCACTCCCGTACGCCCTCTTGAACTAGCTTCGTTCTCACTGTGTGAGAGTATCGAATGTCTAGCGAAATACTTGAGGACAAAAAGTTCGACCTCTGTCCCTGATGATGAATTGCGCGCGAGGGCTGCTGATAGGTTAACAATGTTTTCTTTGCATTTCTTCTTTACCTGTGGCACAAGCCTTTGGGACAGCTTAAGAAATCCGACGCCCTTGGCAAATCCCCTTTTCATTCGTACGATAGTTGACATGGAGCAGGATTATTCGCAGGAGCCGTTTGAAATTTATGTCAGAAAGATTGGCAATACCTTTGACCTTTACAGAAGGCTCGTGGACTACAAGCACAAACTCcacatgcaggaaaaaattCAGGTAGACATTGGTAACGCTACTACTGCTACAAAATACGCCAATGAACTTTTAAGGGAACGCTTCTATGCAGACCTCGGCCTAGTCGCCGCGAATATAATTTTCAGCGAGCAACGGTTTCGAGAGAGAGTGCTGACAGAATCTGATCTCGAAGCCTTGAAACCAGATGGAAGACTCATGAAAGAAGTGTCTCGCAACTACTTAGGTAGCGGTCTAATTGATATAATCCAGAACGGAACTCCAGTGTTCATCCACAAGACGTTCGCCGAATTCTTAGCCGCACATTTTCTCTTCGAAAATATCAAGAAGTCCAGAAAAGACACCGAAGACCTGAGGACCTTGGTGCTAGACATATATGCAAGAGGTGGAAactttagcagtgttgcaaagTTTCTTGATGGCTTCGCGACATTTTCTCATCCCCTGCATTCTGCTATTGTCAACTCGAATGTTTTTCCTCTGCCTAGTCGTCCAACCGCAGAAGACATGCACCGTCTTGACGAATTCGGTCGGACGCTCGCGCATGTGGCTGTACTCTATGAAAATAAAGTCATTTTAAAGGACCTTTCAATAAGCGACGCAGTCGAAAAAAAAGATGCTTTCGGCATCACACCGCTCATGTATTTGGAGAAATTCGAGAGGTTGGACGGAGCGGTGGGATTGGATGAGTTCTGTGCTCGTTACCATGATGCGAAGATCGACTGGTCAGAAGCAATACCTGGCACATTCAGGAACATCATGAGAGAGAAAGATCTGAAGCGTTCTGTGTTATATAAAGCCGTGCAAGGTAATCATCTTTCCCTGCTGAGCATTCTCCTCAGAGAGTTTTGCTTGAAGGTCGGAGAAGAGGGCCCTCACCGTGTGGCTGTCGACACCATCAGGGATACGAACGGAGCAACAATCATGTTTTCTGTGACGTCTACAGATGCTTTCGAGCTCCTGCATCCGTACTGCGACGTTCGAGCCGTTGACCGCACTGGGGCAGGTGTGTTGCATTCGTATGTTCGAAATCGCATGATGCTGGGCATTGACATGACTGAGTGGGTGCGGTTCCTCCTTCCACGTACTCCGGTTCACGTTCCTTCGAAATTTGGTACCGCGTTGGGAGGCGCGGTAGCTGCGGGAAAAATCCACCTCATAAAATTGTTACTTCTCCGTTCGCAGACATACTACTGCGACGCATCTCATGGCACGCCACTCTTTGAAGCCTACAGGTGCACCTTATCTAGAGACAAGTGTCATCCTGACATCCCTGATTTACTTCTTCCTCACTCATCTGTCTATCATCCCATTGATGACTCGCCTGTAATGTCATTTACCGATGAGCACACTCACTTTTTTGAATTGGGCTGGATAGGTGATTTATGCAAGCCCTCAGGTCCGGTGGTGGCCCTCTATCATTCTTCCAGTAAGCTTAGTCCCGCTAGCTTAGGAAAAGTAATCCTGGAATCTGGTTACGGCCTCCCGCTTCATTCTGCGTTTCAATCTCTGTACCCTTATCTGAACCTCAGTGACAGAGttgaagatgtgaagaaagccGTTCTGTACTTCTGCCAACCGTACAGGGAACACTGCGATTGTGGTATTCTTAAAGGCTTACTCTTCGGTTTTAACTTTGGCTCCAGTGACTGGATTGACGAAGACATCCTTCATCCTTGCAGGGAAACAGCGAATGTAGAGTTACAGAAGCTTATATTTCCCTATATGAACTGTGACGTTGCCGGTGCTTTGGCACTACCTCGTGGGGAACCGCGCGGGGACAAGCTTGTAAGGTGA
- the LOC135369900 gene encoding cathepsin B-like — translation MLKFAVTLSALVAVAWSRAVAPDDLHPTSDEMIDFINNLNTTWKAGRNFDESLDLEYFRGLMGVQPMSLPYRFPTIEHDVNPDVLPESFDAREKWGFCYSVIAVIGDTGSCASSWAVGAAGVISDRTCIHTDSALNVNISAEDIMECADTFCGAGCRGGLPGCAWWSWQHRGIVSGGLYGTKDGCKPYAIPPCEHVGKGKRPPCTAPKKAPECLTKCRDGYKTKYGEDIYTAKTTYDVPNDEHQIMAEIYKNGPVQADFTVYSDFLNYKSGVYQEQTGQPLGLLVVKILGWGKDNGVPYWLVANSWNTDWGENGYFRILRGGNECGIEGDVIAGIPWYQ, via the exons ATGTTGAAGTTTGCGGTGACTCTAAGCGCTTTGGTGGCCGTCGCCTGGTCACGTGCTGTCGCTCCCGACGACCTCCATCCGACATCGGATGAGATGATCGATTTCATCAACAACCTCAACACGACTTGGAAG GCTGGTCGCAACTTCGACGAGTCCCTCGATCTGGAATATTTCCGAGGTCTGATGGGCGTCCAACCTATGTCGCTGCCATATCGTTTTCCGACGATCGAGCACGACGTCAACCCGGATGTTCTTCCCGAAAGCTTCGACGCCCGCGAGAAATGGGGTTTTTGTTATAGCGTTATCGCAGTCATCGGGGACACAGGCTCTTGTGCATCCTCCTGG GCGGTCGGAGCAGCAGGAGTCATATCGGACCGTACCTGCATTCATACCGACTCGGCTCTCAATGTGAACATTTCAGCGGAAGATATCATGGAGTGCGCAGATACCTTTTGCGGAGCGGG GTGCAGAGGCGGGTTGCCTGGTTGTGCTTGGTGGAGCTGGCAGCACAGAGGAATTGTGAGTGGCGGTCTCTATGGCACCAAGGACGGCTGCAAGCCCTACGCAATCCCTCCCTGCGAACACGTTGGCAAGGGCAAGCGACCACCTTGTACGGCACCCAAGAAAGCTCCGGAGTGCCTCACAAAATGCCGCGATGGGTACAAGACGAAGTACGGCGAAGACATATATACCG CAAAAACAACTTACGACGTTCCAAACGACGAACACCAGATCATGGCAGAGATCTACAAAAACGGTCCTGTGCAAGCTGATTTCACGGTCTATTCCGATTTCCTGAACTACAAATCCG GTGTGTACCAAGAACAAACTGGCCAACCCCTCGGCCTCCTAGTAGTTAAAATCCTGGGATGGGGCAAAGACAATGGTGTGCCCTACTGGTTGGTGGCCAACTCCTGGAACACCGACTGGGGAGAGAATG GCTACTTCAGGATCCTGCGGGGCGGCAATGAATGCGGAATTGAAGGAGATGTCATAGCTGGAATTCCATGGTatcaataa